One window from the genome of Pseudonocardia hierapolitana encodes:
- a CDS encoding carbohydrate ABC transporter permease, which yields MATTDARRTGRPRLLAHFGLILFGLVMIYPLIWTLSSSFKPTQEIFSSPGLWSDNFTAENYADGWTALAHPFHRYILNSLVVVVGSIIGNLLACSLAAYAFARLEFRYKRLWFAIMLGTIMLPIHVVIVPQYILFSQLDWINTYWPLIVPKLLATDAFFVFLMVQFIRGIPRELDEAARIDGCGHTGIFWRIIMPMSLPALATTAIFTFIWTWNDFFSQLIFLTDPDMYTVPVALRTFVDATSQTPWGPVFAMSIVALGPIFGFFLAGQRYLVRGIATTGLK from the coding sequence ATGGCGACGACTGACGCGCGGCGCACCGGCCGGCCCCGACTGCTGGCGCACTTCGGGCTGATCCTGTTCGGCCTGGTGATGATCTACCCGCTGATCTGGACGCTGTCGAGCTCGTTCAAGCCGACGCAGGAGATCTTCTCGAGCCCGGGCCTGTGGTCGGACAACTTCACCGCCGAGAACTACGCCGACGGCTGGACGGCGCTGGCCCACCCGTTCCACCGCTACATCCTCAACTCGCTCGTGGTGGTGGTCGGCTCGATCATCGGCAACCTGCTGGCGTGCTCGCTGGCCGCCTACGCGTTCGCGCGGCTGGAGTTCCGGTACAAGCGGCTGTGGTTCGCGATCATGCTCGGCACGATCATGCTGCCGATCCACGTGGTGATCGTGCCGCAGTACATCCTGTTCTCGCAGCTGGACTGGATCAACACCTACTGGCCGCTGATCGTGCCGAAGCTGCTCGCCACCGACGCGTTCTTCGTGTTCCTGATGGTGCAGTTCATCCGCGGCATCCCGCGGGAGCTGGACGAGGCCGCGCGGATCGACGGCTGCGGTCACACCGGCATCTTCTGGCGGATCATCATGCCGATGTCGCTGCCGGCGCTGGCCACCACGGCGATCTTCACGTTCATCTGGACCTGGAACGACTTCTTCAGCCAGCTGATCTTCCTGACCGACCCGGACATGTACACGGTGCCGGTGGCGCTGCGGACGTTCGTCGACGCCACCAGCCAGACCCCGTGGGGTCCGGTCTTCGCGATGTCCATCGTGGCCCTCGGGCCGATCTTCGGGTTCTTCCTCGCCGGGCAGCGCTACCTCGTCCGAGGCATCGCGACCACCGGCCTCAAGTGA
- a CDS encoding ABC transporter substrate-binding protein, which yields MLGRRAFGAAAAALALLLSGCGGGSDEGGPVTLRFSWWGSDPRHEYTQRIIDIYQSEHPGVTIEPSFTGFADYWDRLATEVAGGEAPDVIQHETRYVREYADRGALLDLNQYVPGIIRTEKLDPSVMQTGVIDGEMFAIPIGINAHAVIADPQLFADLGVPMPDDRTWTYDDMIATAAAISEAGPDGTWGYQMTTAIDTSFEIFARQRGEALFDEQGDIGFRRETLVAWWAHQLRFHEIGAAPPAAQTIELENADADGSLFATHQGALGTVWTNGLLTLDKVSGRELKLLRFPGEGTEQQAGMYFKPSMFWSASSRTEHPEEAARFIDFLLNDPRVADIMLSERGLPVNVEQRERILGQLNPADQQAAAFLEEIEPDIAPPPPLPPQGAGEVQGIMQQLNEQVLFGQMTVEQAADEFMTQVNAATS from the coding sequence ATGCTGGGACGGCGAGCGTTCGGGGCTGCCGCGGCGGCACTGGCACTGCTGCTCAGCGGGTGCGGGGGCGGGTCCGACGAGGGTGGCCCGGTCACGCTGCGGTTCTCGTGGTGGGGGAGCGACCCGCGCCACGAGTACACCCAGCGGATCATCGACATCTACCAGTCCGAGCACCCCGGCGTCACGATCGAGCCGTCGTTCACCGGGTTCGCCGACTACTGGGACCGGCTGGCCACCGAGGTCGCAGGCGGCGAGGCACCGGACGTCATCCAGCACGAGACGCGCTACGTCCGCGAGTACGCCGACCGCGGCGCGCTGCTGGACCTCAACCAGTACGTGCCGGGCATCATCCGCACCGAGAAGCTCGACCCGTCGGTGATGCAGACCGGCGTGATCGACGGCGAGATGTTCGCGATCCCGATCGGCATCAACGCCCACGCCGTGATCGCCGACCCGCAGCTGTTCGCCGACCTCGGCGTCCCGATGCCGGACGACCGCACCTGGACCTACGACGACATGATCGCCACCGCCGCCGCGATCTCGGAGGCCGGGCCGGACGGCACCTGGGGTTACCAGATGACCACCGCGATCGACACCAGCTTCGAGATCTTCGCCCGTCAGCGCGGGGAGGCGCTGTTCGACGAGCAGGGCGACATCGGCTTCCGCCGGGAGACCCTCGTCGCGTGGTGGGCCCACCAGCTGCGGTTCCACGAGATCGGAGCCGCTCCGCCCGCGGCGCAGACCATCGAGCTGGAGAACGCCGACGCCGACGGTTCGCTCTTCGCCACCCACCAGGGCGCGCTCGGCACGGTGTGGACCAACGGGCTCCTGACCCTCGACAAGGTGTCCGGGCGCGAGCTGAAACTCCTGCGCTTCCCCGGCGAGGGCACCGAGCAGCAGGCCGGGATGTACTTCAAGCCCTCGATGTTCTGGTCGGCGAGCTCCCGCACCGAGCACCCGGAGGAGGCGGCCCGCTTCATCGACTTCCTGCTGAACGACCCGCGCGTGGCCGACATCATGCTCAGCGAACGCGGCCTGCCGGTGAACGTCGAGCAGCGCGAGCGGATCCTCGGCCAGCTCAACCCCGCCGACCAGCAGGCGGCGGCGTTCCTCGAGGAGATCGAGCCCGACATCGCGCCCCCGCCCCCACTGCCCCCTCAGGGTGCAGGCGAGGTCCAGGGGATCATGCAGCAGCTCAACGAGCAGGTGCTCTTCGGTCAGATGACCGTGGAGCAGGCGGCCGACGAGTTCATGACCCAGGTGAACGCGGCGACGAGCTGA
- a CDS encoding STAS domain-containing protein: protein MVTITPVRTGPVSVLTVSGEIDLVSGPLLRTALDEVIDAPDSSALTGVVLDLTAVTFLGSAGLAVLVDAHEHATQRGIALKIVIDGPGSPVARAFQAAAIHEHLDVHSSVGDALLGGEGRPAS from the coding sequence ATGGTGACGATCACGCCGGTGCGGACCGGCCCGGTCAGCGTGCTGACGGTCAGCGGAGAGATCGACCTGGTCTCCGGCCCGCTCCTGCGCACGGCGCTCGACGAGGTCATCGACGCCCCCGACTCGAGCGCGCTCACCGGCGTGGTGCTCGACCTGACCGCCGTCACCTTCCTCGGATCGGCCGGGCTCGCCGTGCTCGTCGACGCGCACGAGCACGCCACCCAGCGGGGGATCGCCTTGAAGATCGTGATCGACGGTCCGGGCTCACCGGTCGCGCGGGCCTTCCAGGCGGCCGCCATCCACGAGCACCTCGACGTGCACAGCAGCGTCGGCGACGCGCTCCTCGGCGGCGAAGGCCGGCCCGCCTCCTGA
- a CDS encoding FkbM family methyltransferase, whose translation MLARVWGIARSLVIYHGQPAKHRRAVRLYGEFLGPGDLAFDIGAHVGGRVRTWRRLGARVVAVEPQPDCLRVLRLLFGRDSAVTIEPRAVGAQVGRARLGVSTATPTVSSMSQDWQESVAADRSFARVRWDRSVEVEVTTLDDLIAAHGVPAFCKIDVEGFESEVLAGLSRPLPALSFEYLPPTHERSLAVLERVQELGAYRYNYSPVETMRFASDRWLDAPELVRLLERVRPLGRSGDVYARLAQQS comes from the coding sequence TCGCTGGTGATCTACCACGGGCAGCCGGCCAAACACCGCCGTGCGGTGCGGCTCTACGGCGAGTTCCTGGGCCCGGGTGATCTCGCGTTCGACATCGGCGCCCACGTCGGCGGCCGGGTGCGCACCTGGCGACGGCTGGGGGCGCGCGTGGTCGCCGTCGAGCCCCAGCCGGACTGCCTGCGCGTGCTGCGGCTGCTCTTCGGGCGTGACAGCGCGGTGACGATCGAGCCCCGCGCCGTCGGCGCGCAGGTGGGGCGCGCCCGGCTGGGGGTGTCGACCGCGACGCCGACCGTGTCGTCGATGTCGCAGGACTGGCAGGAGTCGGTGGCGGCCGACCGCAGCTTCGCCCGCGTGCGCTGGGACCGCTCCGTCGAGGTCGAGGTGACCACGCTCGACGATCTGATCGCCGCGCACGGCGTGCCTGCCTTCTGCAAGATCGACGTCGAGGGCTTCGAGTCGGAGGTGCTCGCCGGGCTGTCCCGACCGTTGCCCGCACTGTCGTTCGAGTACCTGCCGCCCACGCACGAGCGGTCCCTCGCCGTGCTGGAGCGGGTGCAGGAGCTCGGTGCGTACCGGTACAACTACTCGCCCGTCGAGACCATGCGGTTCGCCTCCGACCGCTGGCTCGACGCCCCCGAGCTGGTCCGGCTGCTCGAGCGGGTCCGTCCCCTCGGGCGCTCCGGCGACGTCTACGCCCGCCTCGCTCAGCAGAGCTGA
- a CDS encoding carbohydrate ABC transporter permease, which translates to MEAPVTALGEDATPSTISRVTTGPAPPSPPSLRRRLLDRLPYLSDGKAAYLFLAPWFVGLGLITVGPIAASFYLSFTDYSLLAAPEWVGLDNFTRMASDPRFYKALEVTFLYVFVSVPLQLAFALALALVLDKGLRGLALYRSIYYLPSLLGSSVAVAVLWRQMFGTDGLVNTLLRALGVDDPPGWVSTPAYALGTLIVLNVWTFGSPMVIFLAGLRQIPQMYYEAASIDGAGRARRFFSITLPLLSPIIFFNLVLQLIGSFQTFTQAFIVSGGTGGPADSTLFYTLYLYQRGFGNFDMGYASALAWVLLMIVALLTAANFLASKYWVFYGDD; encoded by the coding sequence ATGGAGGCGCCAGTGACGGCGCTCGGTGAGGACGCCACCCCCTCGACGATCAGCCGCGTCACCACAGGCCCCGCGCCGCCCTCCCCGCCGTCGCTGCGGCGCAGGCTGCTGGACCGCCTCCCGTACCTCTCCGACGGCAAAGCCGCCTACCTGTTCCTCGCGCCGTGGTTCGTGGGCCTCGGCCTGATCACGGTGGGGCCGATCGCGGCGTCGTTCTACCTGTCGTTCACCGACTACAGCCTGCTGGCCGCGCCGGAGTGGGTCGGGCTCGACAACTTCACGCGCATGGCGTCGGACCCGAGGTTCTACAAGGCACTCGAGGTCACCTTCCTCTACGTGTTCGTGTCGGTGCCGTTGCAGCTGGCCTTCGCACTGGCGCTCGCGCTGGTGCTCGACAAGGGGTTGCGCGGGCTCGCCCTGTACCGGTCGATCTACTACCTGCCGTCGCTCCTGGGCTCGAGCGTGGCCGTCGCGGTGCTGTGGCGGCAGATGTTCGGCACCGACGGCCTCGTCAACACGCTGCTGCGGGCGCTGGGGGTCGACGACCCGCCGGGCTGGGTGTCCACGCCCGCGTACGCGCTCGGCACCCTGATCGTGCTCAACGTGTGGACGTTCGGCTCACCGATGGTGATCTTCCTGGCCGGGCTGCGGCAGATCCCGCAGATGTACTACGAGGCCGCGTCGATCGACGGCGCAGGTCGGGCGCGGCGGTTCTTCTCGATCACGCTGCCCCTGCTGTCGCCGATCATCTTCTTCAACCTCGTGCTGCAGCTGATCGGGTCGTTCCAGACGTTCACGCAGGCGTTCATCGTGAGCGGCGGCACCGGCGGCCCGGCCGACTCCACGCTGTTCTACACGCTCTACCTCTACCAACGCGGCTTCGGCAACTTCGACATGGGCTACGCGTCTGCGCTCGCCTGGGTGCTGCTCATGATCGTCGCATTGCTCACGGCCGCGAACTTCCTGGCCTCGAAGTACTGGGTGTTCTATGGCGACGACTGA